In a single window of the Streptomyces sp. NBC_00094 genome:
- a CDS encoding HdeD family acid-resistance protein → MTQTHGRPPQPDVPPGPLAALAGAAWQALLIAGLAAVVLGIMVLAWPDASLRVAGVLFGLYLLFSGIMQLVAAFGTHATTALRVMAFISGALSILLGLFCFRGAMQSTLLLALWIGIGWLFRGITQTVAAASDAAMPARGWQIFLGIVSAIAGVVLIVAPLESAEVLTVLAGIWLIAIGAVEVITAFMIRSRAKDLPPGA, encoded by the coding sequence ATGACACAGACTCACGGCAGACCCCCACAGCCGGACGTACCACCCGGGCCGCTCGCCGCGCTGGCGGGCGCCGCCTGGCAGGCGCTGCTCATCGCCGGCCTCGCCGCGGTGGTCCTGGGCATCATGGTGCTCGCCTGGCCGGACGCCTCCCTGCGCGTGGCCGGCGTGCTCTTCGGCCTCTACCTGCTCTTCAGCGGCATCATGCAGCTGGTCGCCGCCTTCGGTACGCACGCGACCACCGCGCTGCGGGTCATGGCGTTCATCAGCGGAGCGCTGTCGATCCTCCTCGGCCTGTTCTGCTTCCGGGGCGCGATGCAGTCGACCCTGCTCCTCGCGCTCTGGATCGGCATCGGCTGGCTCTTCCGCGGCATCACGCAGACGGTGGCCGCGGCCTCCGACGCCGCGATGCCGGCACGCGGCTGGCAGATCTTCCTCGGCATCGTCAGCGCGATCGCCGGTGTGGTCCTGATCGTGGCGCCGCTGGAGTCGGCGGAGGTGCTCACCGTCCTCGCCGGTATCTGGCTGATCGCGATCGGCGCGGTCGAGGTCATCACGGCCTTCATGATCCGCTCGCGCGCCAAGGACCTCCCTCCGGGCGCCTGA
- a CDS encoding ABC transporter permease yields the protein MFFTYLRRELRRRRKAALVVASGLALGIALVIVVNSVSSGMKVAQGKVLESLYGLGTDLTVTKAQEQPQQGGQPQRPRFEFQGREDGAEQQSSDRLMVQGFQTLADSTVATVAKQQGVDRAVGGLSLVNLKIDGEFTRGRIERGESQPAQPAQPGGGTGGTGGTGGGSGPGDTVTGGGAAFDVDSFTLYGTDVTAPDLGPLTTSTISKGRTFKTTETDAKVVVLDSAYAQQEGLAVGGKLTVKGVAFEIVGIATADSGQSAAQVYLPLKQAQTLSASAGKITTIYVKATDSTKIDTVKAGIRKNVTGTTVTTSADLAQTVSGSLDTAANLASTMGTWLSYAVLIAAVLVAGLLTSSAVGRRVREFGTLKALGWTSGRVTRQVVGEALVNGVVGGALGIAVGLAGAYAVTAVSPTLTAELGASVGGFGGRGGGMVLGGGAGGPGGARTAVGKTVDIALTAPVGLTTVGLAVLLALGGGLVAGGFGAWRASRLRPADALRRVE from the coding sequence ATGTTCTTCACCTACCTCCGGCGCGAGCTGCGCCGTCGCAGAAAGGCGGCGCTCGTCGTCGCCTCCGGGCTCGCGCTCGGGATCGCGCTGGTCATCGTCGTCAACTCCGTCTCCTCCGGCATGAAGGTCGCCCAGGGCAAGGTCCTGGAGTCCCTGTACGGCCTCGGCACGGACCTGACGGTGACCAAGGCTCAGGAGCAGCCGCAGCAGGGCGGGCAGCCGCAGCGGCCCCGGTTCGAGTTCCAGGGCCGGGAGGACGGCGCGGAGCAGCAGAGCAGCGACCGGCTGATGGTCCAGGGCTTCCAGACCCTCGCGGACTCCACCGTCGCCACGGTCGCGAAGCAGCAGGGGGTCGACCGGGCCGTGGGCGGTCTGAGCCTCGTCAACCTGAAGATCGACGGCGAGTTCACCCGCGGCCGGATCGAGCGCGGCGAGTCCCAGCCGGCCCAGCCCGCCCAGCCGGGCGGCGGCACGGGCGGCACCGGCGGCACCGGCGGCGGATCCGGCCCCGGCGACACGGTCACCGGCGGCGGCGCCGCCTTCGACGTCGACTCCTTCACGCTCTACGGCACCGACGTCACCGCCCCCGACCTCGGCCCCCTCACCACCTCCACCATCTCCAAGGGCCGCACCTTCAAGACCACCGAGACCGACGCGAAGGTCGTCGTCCTCGACAGCGCCTACGCCCAGCAGGAGGGTCTCGCCGTCGGCGGGAAGCTGACGGTCAAGGGCGTGGCGTTCGAGATCGTCGGCATCGCCACCGCCGACAGCGGACAGTCCGCCGCCCAGGTCTACCTGCCCCTGAAGCAGGCGCAGACGCTCTCCGCCTCCGCGGGCAAGATCACCACGATCTATGTGAAGGCGACCGACTCGACGAAGATCGACACGGTCAAGGCCGGCATCCGGAAGAACGTCACCGGCACCACCGTCACCACCTCGGCCGACCTCGCGCAGACCGTCTCCGGCTCCCTGGACACCGCCGCGAACCTCGCCTCCACGATGGGCACGTGGCTCTCGTACGCGGTGCTCATCGCCGCCGTCCTCGTCGCCGGCCTGCTCACCTCCTCGGCCGTCGGCCGCCGGGTCCGCGAGTTCGGCACGCTCAAGGCGCTCGGCTGGACCAGTGGCCGGGTCACCCGCCAGGTCGTCGGAGAGGCCCTCGTCAACGGCGTCGTCGGCGGCGCCCTCGGCATCGCGGTCGGCCTCGCCGGAGCGTACGCCGTGACCGCCGTCAGCCCGACCCTCACCGCCGAACTCGGCGCGAGCGTCGGAGGCTTCGGCGGTCGCGGCGGCGGCATGGTCCTCGGCGGGGGAGCGGGCGGCCCCGGCGGAGCCCGTACGGCCGTCGGCAAGACCGTCGACATCGCCCTCACCGCCCCGGTCGGCCTCACCACCGTCGGCCTCGCCGTGCTCCTCGCGCTCGGCGGCGGGCTCGTCGCGGGCGGCTTCGGCGCGTGGCGCGCTTCGCGGCTGCGCCCCGCCGACGCGCTGCGCCGCGTCGAGTAG
- a CDS encoding alpha/beta hydrolase gives MFTFTSQDGIALHVHEWHPEGEARGVVQIAHGMGEHAARYAPLAEHLTGLGFAVYAGDHRGHGLSMHAGPGHFGENGWNLLVEDIAALTRIARDRHPGAPVILLGHSMGSFAAQQYLLDHAALVDGVALSGTTAVDGLLTGLAEAARQAAESGDEGGDVFDAFNAAFAPNRTDADWLSRDEKQVDAYLADPLCGFAADDQGMADMGASAGRLAAPQGIPADLPVLVLVGDHDPLNARLALSDLLVARYREAGLTDLTYRSYEGARHEILNETNRDEVVADLTVWIDRVAG, from the coding sequence ATGTTCACCTTCACCTCCCAGGACGGCATCGCCCTCCACGTCCACGAGTGGCACCCCGAGGGGGAGGCGAGGGGCGTCGTCCAGATCGCGCACGGCATGGGCGAGCACGCCGCCCGCTACGCCCCGCTCGCCGAGCACCTCACCGGCCTCGGCTTCGCCGTCTACGCCGGCGACCACCGCGGCCACGGCCTGTCCATGCACGCCGGCCCGGGCCACTTCGGCGAGAACGGCTGGAACCTCCTCGTCGAGGACATCGCCGCCCTCACCCGGATCGCCCGGGACCGCCACCCCGGGGCGCCGGTGATCCTCCTGGGCCACAGCATGGGCTCCTTCGCCGCCCAGCAGTACCTGCTCGACCACGCCGCCCTCGTCGACGGCGTCGCCCTCTCCGGCACGACGGCCGTGGACGGGCTCCTCACCGGACTGGCGGAGGCCGCCCGGCAGGCCGCCGAGTCGGGTGACGAGGGCGGCGACGTGTTCGACGCCTTCAACGCCGCCTTCGCGCCCAACCGTACGGACGCGGACTGGCTCAGCCGCGACGAGAAGCAGGTCGACGCCTACCTCGCCGACCCGCTCTGCGGCTTCGCCGCCGACGACCAGGGCATGGCCGACATGGGGGCCTCCGCCGGCCGGCTCGCCGCCCCTCAGGGCATCCCCGCCGACCTGCCGGTCCTCGTCCTCGTCGGCGACCACGACCCGCTCAACGCGCGCCTCGCCCTCTCCGACCTGCTCGTCGCCCGCTACCGCGAGGCCGGGCTCACCGACCTCACGTACCGCAGCTACGAGGGCGCCCGCCACGAGATCCTCAACGAGACCAACCGGGACGAGGTCGTCGCCGACCTCACCGTCTGGATCGACCGCGTGGCGGGCTGA
- a CDS encoding DUF350 domain-containing protein: protein MSDIVNGLGRAGAYGALGVVLLILGIVLVDLLTPGKLGRQIWEERNRNASILLSSALLGIGGIVFTSIWTTYDNFGKGLVSTAAFGLLGLAMMAVAFLVVDLVTPGRLGATLVDPEPHPAVWVTASCNLAVSAIVSASIA from the coding sequence ATGAGCGACATCGTCAACGGCCTCGGCCGGGCCGGGGCCTACGGCGCCCTCGGCGTGGTCCTGCTGATCCTCGGCATCGTGCTCGTGGACCTGCTGACGCCGGGGAAGCTCGGCCGGCAGATCTGGGAGGAGCGCAACCGCAACGCCTCGATCCTGCTGAGCTCCGCGCTCCTCGGCATCGGCGGCATCGTCTTCACGTCGATCTGGACGACGTACGACAACTTCGGCAAGGGCCTCGTCTCCACCGCCGCGTTCGGGCTGCTCGGCCTCGCGATGATGGCGGTCGCCTTCCTCGTCGTGGACCTGGTCACGCCCGGCAGGCTCGGCGCCACCCTCGTCGACCCCGAGCCGCACCCGGCGGTCTGGGTGACCGCCTCCTGCAACCTCGCGGTCTCGGCGATCGTCTCCGCCTCGATCGCCTGA
- a CDS encoding M23 family metallopeptidase, with translation MDTPEFTAPGFTAPRYTATGFTEAELCVPELGAPEFTDEIPADCACAGCADAAARIRDLGAGRCGTALHGVRLAVVATVGAVALTGAGAGTARAEPAPAHAGWDGSRYWFKNAAGEWRWTSRHSTYVQRTSGAGTTGSTSGSGGQLTAAGGGRTGEPVFRGRQGWDPQDRVYWYKYRGHWYWTSHKAKYEQRTGTSGNTSKPTGPTSPTPPSSRGWTVPVSSYVFTGYYGQPGSWSRGYHTGQDFAVPTGTTVRSVGPGRVVTAGYGRSYGYEVVIRHPDGRYTQYAHLSRIDVSPGQSVSAGQRIARSGATGRVTGAHLHFEVRTTPYFGSDINPLAYLRGHGVRV, from the coding sequence GTGGACACCCCCGAATTCACCGCCCCCGGATTCACCGCACCCCGATACACCGCAACCGGATTCACCGAAGCCGAACTCTGCGTCCCCGAGCTGGGCGCCCCCGAGTTCACCGACGAGATACCTGCGGACTGCGCCTGCGCGGGCTGCGCGGACGCCGCCGCCCGGATCCGTGACCTGGGCGCCGGCCGCTGCGGTACGGCCCTGCACGGGGTGCGCCTCGCGGTCGTCGCGACCGTGGGCGCGGTCGCCCTGACGGGGGCCGGCGCCGGAACGGCACGCGCCGAGCCCGCCCCGGCCCACGCCGGCTGGGACGGCTCGCGCTACTGGTTCAAGAACGCGGCGGGCGAGTGGCGCTGGACCAGCCGACACTCCACGTACGTCCAGCGCACGAGCGGCGCCGGTACGACCGGCAGCACGTCCGGCAGCGGTGGTCAGCTGACCGCGGCAGGCGGGGGCCGTACCGGGGAGCCGGTCTTCCGGGGGCGGCAGGGCTGGGACCCCCAGGACCGCGTCTACTGGTACAAGTACCGCGGCCACTGGTACTGGACCAGCCACAAGGCGAAGTACGAGCAGCGGACGGGTACCTCGGGGAACACCTCGAAGCCGACCGGTCCGACGTCGCCGACCCCGCCCTCCTCACGCGGCTGGACGGTTCCGGTCTCCTCGTACGTCTTCACGGGGTACTACGGGCAGCCCGGTTCCTGGTCGAGGGGCTACCACACGGGCCAGGACTTCGCGGTGCCGACGGGCACCACGGTCCGCTCGGTCGGCCCCGGCCGGGTGGTGACGGCCGGGTACGGCCGCTCGTACGGATACGAGGTGGTGATCCGTCACCCCGACGGCCGGTACACGCAGTACGCGCATCTCTCCCGGATCGACGTCTCCCCCGGGCAGAGCGTGTCGGCCGGACAACGGATCGCGCGGTCGGGGGCGACGGGCCGGGTGACGGGTGCGCACCTCCATTTCGAGGTGCGCACCACGCCGTACTTCGGCTCGGACATCAACCCGCTGGCCTATCTGCGCGGCCACGGCGTGCGCGTGTAG
- a CDS encoding dipeptidase, with translation MTAESTETAALRAKVRALMPRAKEDLTELVAMRSVADPRQFPPEECAKTADFLVRAFTEAGLRDMRRVTTPDGTDAVVGHAPGPEGAPTVLLYCHYDVQPPLDDAAWETPPFELTERDGRWYGRGSADCKGNIAMHLTALRALGGPEGKGFPVNIKFVAEGSEEQGTGGMEQLVPLQPDLFAADTLLICDTGNFALGLPTATTSLRGLTNVVITVSTLKGEMHSGMFGGPAPDALAALVRILDSLRDEHGNTAVKGLPGDGTWDGVAYPAEQFRTDVGVLDGVSLVGTGSVADELWARPAVTVLGIDCPPVVGSSAAIQAKVRARVSLRVPPGIDTDDALRALTDHLTSAAPWGARVKVEPESGGQPFRARTDGPAYRALASALREAYGKEMVQSGQGGSIPLCNVLAEHFPEAEIALIGVEEPGCLIHAPNESVDPSEIEHMALAEALFLGGYATAR, from the coding sequence ATGACCGCCGAGTCGACCGAGACCGCCGCTCTGCGGGCGAAGGTCCGGGCGCTGATGCCCCGGGCCAAGGAGGACCTCACCGAGCTGGTGGCGATGCGCTCCGTCGCCGACCCGCGCCAGTTCCCGCCCGAGGAGTGCGCGAAGACCGCCGACTTCCTCGTCCGGGCGTTCACCGAGGCCGGACTCCGCGACATGCGACGGGTGACGACGCCCGACGGCACGGACGCCGTGGTGGGCCACGCGCCGGGCCCCGAGGGGGCGCCCACCGTGCTGCTGTACTGCCACTACGACGTCCAGCCGCCGCTGGACGACGCCGCCTGGGAGACCCCGCCCTTCGAGCTCACCGAACGCGACGGCCGCTGGTACGGGCGCGGCTCGGCCGACTGCAAGGGCAACATCGCCATGCACCTGACGGCCCTGCGCGCGCTGGGCGGGCCTGAGGGCAAGGGCTTCCCCGTGAACATCAAGTTCGTGGCGGAGGGTTCGGAGGAACAGGGGACGGGCGGCATGGAGCAGCTGGTGCCGCTGCAGCCCGACCTCTTCGCCGCCGACACCCTGCTCATCTGCGACACCGGCAACTTCGCGCTCGGGCTGCCCACCGCGACCACGTCGCTGCGGGGGCTCACCAACGTGGTGATCACCGTCTCCACGCTCAAGGGCGAGATGCACTCGGGCATGTTCGGCGGCCCCGCGCCCGACGCGCTGGCCGCGCTCGTACGGATCCTCGACAGCCTGCGCGACGAGCACGGCAACACGGCGGTCAAGGGGCTGCCGGGCGACGGCACCTGGGACGGCGTCGCCTATCCGGCCGAACAGTTCCGGACCGACGTGGGCGTCCTCGACGGTGTGTCCCTGGTCGGGACCGGATCGGTCGCCGACGAGCTCTGGGCCCGGCCCGCCGTCACCGTCCTCGGCATCGACTGTCCGCCGGTCGTGGGCTCCTCGGCCGCGATCCAGGCGAAGGTGCGGGCCAGGGTCAGCCTCCGGGTCCCGCCGGGGATCGACACGGACGACGCGCTCCGTGCGCTCACCGACCATCTGACCTCGGCCGCTCCGTGGGGCGCCCGGGTCAAGGTGGAGCCCGAGAGCGGCGGCCAGCCCTTCCGGGCGCGTACCGACGGTCCGGCCTACCGGGCCCTGGCGTCGGCGCTGCGCGAGGCGTACGGGAAGGAGATGGTCCAGTCGGGGCAGGGCGGGTCGATCCCGCTGTGCAACGTGCTGGCCGAGCACTTCCCGGAGGCGGAGATCGCGCTGATCGGCGTCGAGGAGCCGGGCTGCCTCATCCACGCGCCCAACGAGAGCGTGGACCCCTCCGAGATCGAGCACATGGCGCTGGCGGAGGCGCTCTTCCTCGGCGGCTACGCGACCGCGCGATGA
- a CDS encoding ABC transporter ATP-binding protein: protein MYELIGVTKQYRRGRTRVDALAGVDLTIGQGDRLVIQGPTGGGKSTLLQMLGGLDRPTSGSVLLDGTDLAKLSEGRLTAVRGQNIGFVFQSFNLIPTLTALENVETALVPLGVKAAERRNRAGEALESVGLGERLGHLPSELSGGQQQRVAIARALVKRPKVLLADEPTGNLDESMRDEIVDLLEGLCEEHGLTFVMVTHDSAVARRAPRLATIRKGRISVKENRPVG from the coding sequence ATGTACGAACTCATCGGCGTCACCAAGCAGTACCGGCGCGGCCGGACGAGAGTCGACGCCCTCGCCGGGGTCGACCTCACCATCGGGCAGGGGGACCGGCTGGTCATCCAGGGCCCCACGGGCGGCGGCAAGTCGACCCTGCTCCAGATGCTCGGCGGCCTCGACCGCCCCACCTCCGGCAGCGTCCTCCTCGACGGCACCGACCTGGCGAAGCTCTCGGAGGGCCGTCTGACGGCCGTACGCGGCCAGAACATCGGCTTCGTCTTCCAGAGCTTCAACCTCATCCCCACCCTCACCGCCCTGGAGAACGTGGAGACCGCGCTCGTCCCGCTCGGCGTCAAGGCCGCCGAGCGCCGGAACCGGGCCGGCGAGGCCCTGGAGTCGGTCGGGCTCGGCGAGCGCCTCGGGCACCTGCCGTCCGAGCTCTCCGGCGGCCAGCAGCAGCGCGTGGCCATCGCCCGGGCGCTGGTGAAGCGGCCGAAGGTGCTGCTCGCCGACGAACCCACCGGCAACCTCGACGAGTCGATGCGCGACGAGATCGTCGACCTGCTCGAAGGGCTCTGCGAGGAGCACGGGCTGACCTTCGTCATGGTCACCCACGACAGCGCCGTCGCCCGCCGCGCGCCCCGGCTGGCCACGATCCGCAAGGGCCGGATCAGCGTGAAGGAGAACCGCCCGGTCGGCTGA
- a CDS encoding SPFH domain-containing protein, whose product MTEPQKRPLPVRLRRHPDGIPMDDLFRSDPARPTATLPVPDDRPETTDRAEQAAQTEESGRISRPTRSVPTRSAPSAPSLPSAPSLPSVPSPASVPSPASVPSPPPVSSVRSSAPPPRFTASPQTAARAITVDRPPPPSDPDLVERLGPAVPGWLAVLTGLAALAGAGATLWRARPLTGVQLPLWQWAVVTACAVVAVVAFGGLTRGRTGSAWVLSLFGRYRGTVRRTGLCWISPFVLRRRLDVRLRHWRSEPIAVVDAEGSALRVVVLVVWSVRDTARALFAVDDHLGYLREQVEAAAARVLSQLPADAFLGDAPTLRDTEAVGDALTRLLAAECRPVGIAVFSVQPTRIEYAPEVAAAMQRRQIAALDAKHRDSVLTGVVDAVDDTVTRLTTRGLVDLDDFERQALVKDLTVAFYTRRGGPAPRNQE is encoded by the coding sequence ATGACCGAGCCACAGAAGCGGCCCCTGCCCGTCCGCCTACGCCGACACCCCGACGGCATACCGATGGACGACCTCTTCAGGTCGGACCCCGCACGGCCGACCGCCACCCTGCCCGTACCGGACGACCGGCCCGAGACGACAGACCGCGCCGAACAGGCCGCGCAGACGGAGGAGTCGGGACGGATCTCCAGGCCGACACGCTCCGTGCCGACGCGCTCGGCACCGTCCGCACCCTCGCTGCCGTCCGCCCCCTCGCTGCCGTCCGTGCCTTCGCCGGCGTCCGTGCCTTCGCCGGCGTCCGTGCCTTCGCCGCCGCCCGTGTCGTCCGTACGGTCGTCCGCACCGCCCCCGCGGTTCACCGCGTCCCCGCAGACCGCGGCGCGGGCGATCACCGTCGACCGGCCCCCGCCGCCCTCCGATCCCGACCTCGTCGAGCGCCTCGGACCCGCCGTCCCGGGCTGGCTCGCCGTGCTCACCGGACTGGCCGCCCTCGCCGGGGCGGGGGCGACGCTGTGGCGGGCCCGCCCCCTGACCGGCGTTCAGCTCCCGCTCTGGCAATGGGCCGTCGTCACCGCCTGCGCCGTCGTCGCGGTCGTCGCCTTCGGCGGCCTGACCCGTGGACGCACCGGCTCCGCCTGGGTGCTCTCGCTCTTCGGGCGCTACCGGGGCACCGTACGACGCACCGGCCTCTGCTGGATCAGTCCCTTCGTCCTGCGCCGCCGGCTCGACGTCAGGCTGCGGCACTGGCGCAGCGAGCCGATCGCCGTCGTCGACGCCGAGGGTTCGGCGCTGCGCGTGGTGGTGCTGGTGGTGTGGTCGGTCCGGGACACCGCCCGCGCGCTCTTCGCCGTGGACGACCATCTCGGCTATCTGCGTGAGCAGGTGGAGGCGGCCGCCGCGCGGGTGCTCTCCCAACTGCCCGCGGACGCCTTCCTCGGCGACGCGCCGACGCTGCGGGACACCGAGGCCGTCGGCGACGCCCTCACCCGCCTGCTGGCGGCCGAGTGCCGACCGGTCGGCATCGCCGTCTTCTCGGTCCAGCCGACCCGTATCGAGTACGCCCCCGAGGTCGCCGCCGCGATGCAGCGGCGGCAGATCGCCGCGCTGGACGCCAAGCACCGGGACTCCGTCCTGACCGGCGTCGTCGACGCCGTGGACGACACCGTGACGCGGCTGACCACACGCGGGCTCGTCGACCTCGACGACTTCGAACGCCAGGCCCTGGTCAAGGACTTGACCGTGGCCTTCTACACCCGGCGTGGCGGACCGGCCCCCCGGAACCAGGAGTGA
- a CDS encoding serine hydrolase: MTRTSTRTRPGPRSGARRALLCAALLALTVQTTAAAPVLADEPGGRDGRGGHGARDCVRTEGPLDERARRVLALARQAKKDLRLKSVQLRVTVDGREVVTDALGESMTGVRARPDMHFRAGSVAFAHIGTALLQLVEERRVRLDDTVERWLPELPKADRITLRMLATNTTGLHDYVTDPDFLAELQAHPFRSWTPRDLVGYPLRHSFWYEPGTNWSYSHANYVLLIAALEKITGVPIDVFVRERVTGPLGLHDTRNGFTPEIPHPALHAFTSDRGLYEESTFWNPSWTTAPGAVITTHICDLARSAEAVGSGELLSPRSYRTLLDPGTVGLGGATEKCPASVCLPQTEAKHFGFGVIVINGWVLQNPSFSGYAAIQAYLPAERLAIAVSATKTATTPEGNMAQRVAERIAAELAPGTPLAIG, encoded by the coding sequence ATGACTCGCACCTCCACCCGAACGCGCCCGGGTCCTCGCTCGGGCGCCCGCAGGGCCCTCCTCTGCGCCGCCCTCCTCGCCCTCACGGTCCAGACGACGGCCGCCGCACCCGTGCTCGCGGACGAGCCGGGCGGGCGTGACGGCCGTGGCGGCCACGGAGCACGTGACTGCGTGCGGACCGAGGGCCCGCTCGACGAGCGGGCCCGCCGGGTCCTGGCCCTCGCCCGTCAGGCCAAGAAGGACCTCCGGCTGAAGTCCGTACAGCTGCGGGTCACCGTCGACGGACGCGAGGTCGTCACCGACGCCCTCGGCGAGTCCATGACCGGCGTCCGGGCCCGGCCGGACATGCACTTCCGCGCCGGCTCCGTCGCCTTCGCCCACATCGGCACCGCCCTCCTCCAGCTCGTCGAGGAGAGGAGGGTCCGCCTCGACGACACCGTGGAGCGCTGGCTGCCCGAGCTGCCCAAGGCCGACCGGATCACCCTGCGGATGCTGGCCACCAACACCACCGGACTCCACGACTACGTCACCGACCCGGACTTCCTGGCCGAACTGCAGGCCCACCCCTTCCGGTCGTGGACCCCCCGGGACCTCGTCGGCTACCCCCTGCGCCACTCGTTCTGGTACGAGCCGGGCACCAACTGGAGCTACTCCCACGCCAACTACGTCCTCCTGATCGCCGCGCTGGAGAAGATCACCGGCGTCCCGATCGACGTGTTCGTACGGGAACGGGTCACGGGTCCGCTCGGTCTCCACGACACCCGCAACGGCTTCACCCCCGAGATCCCGCACCCCGCCCTCCACGCCTTCACCTCCGACCGCGGCCTCTACGAGGAGTCCACCTTCTGGAACCCCTCCTGGACCACCGCACCCGGCGCCGTCATCACCACCCACATCTGCGACCTGGCCCGATCGGCCGAGGCCGTCGGCAGCGGCGAACTCCTCTCGCCCCGCTCCTACCGCACCCTGCTCGACCCGGGCACGGTCGGCCTCGGCGGCGCGACCGAGAAGTGCCCCGCCTCCGTCTGCCTCCCGCAGACCGAGGCCAAGCACTTCGGCTTCGGCGTCATCGTGATCAACGGCTGGGTGCTCCAGAACCCGTCGTTCTCGGGGTACGCGGCGATCCAGGCGTACCTCCCCGCCGAGCGGCTCGCCATCGCGGTCTCGGCGACCAAGACCGCGACGACGCCCGAAGGCAACATGGCGCAGCGGGTCGCGGAACGCATCGCGGCCGAACTGGCCCCCGGCACGCCCCTGGCCATCGGCTGA
- a CDS encoding ROK family protein, which yields MNQPTEPKADKSGVRRHNLSLVLRTVHEAGETTRAAVAGRVGLTRPAVSSLVEQLLDLGFLVESGKTFSGQAGRPGTVLKPADTGPAGLGVEINIDYVTVCVVDLTGTDRVRRTERLDNRAPTAAEVLDRAARITAEALDEAAERGLDPAGAGLALPGLVTGGTVRQAPNLGWYDVAAERLFGEALAARRPGAGGPAGLALTSDNEANMAALAELWSGTLGDLRTFLHLTGEIGVGGAIVVHGELLRGAHGFAGEIGHVVVDAEGPRCRCGSRGCLEQYAGQAALLGAAGASDVAELVHLAETGEPRALAALAEAGRMLGRALSAAVNLLDPEAVVLGGIFPRLMPWLAPAMAEELAGRVVSGLWTPDAARLRPASPATDAARGAADLVLHDVLADPLAYAGTGTRT from the coding sequence ATGAATCAGCCCACGGAACCCAAGGCCGACAAGTCGGGAGTGCGCCGGCACAACCTGAGCCTCGTCCTGCGGACCGTCCACGAGGCGGGCGAGACGACCCGGGCCGCGGTCGCGGGCCGGGTGGGGCTCACCCGGCCCGCCGTCTCCTCGCTCGTCGAGCAACTCCTCGACCTCGGCTTCCTCGTCGAGTCGGGCAAGACGTTCAGCGGCCAGGCGGGGCGCCCCGGCACCGTGCTGAAGCCCGCGGACACCGGCCCCGCCGGGCTCGGCGTCGAGATCAACATCGACTACGTGACGGTCTGCGTCGTCGACCTGACCGGCACCGACCGCGTCCGGCGCACCGAGCGCCTCGACAACCGGGCGCCCACCGCCGCAGAGGTCCTCGACCGGGCCGCCCGCATCACCGCGGAGGCCCTCGACGAGGCCGCCGAACGGGGCCTCGACCCGGCCGGAGCGGGGCTCGCGCTCCCCGGACTCGTCACCGGCGGGACCGTCCGGCAGGCCCCCAACCTCGGGTGGTACGACGTCGCCGCCGAGCGGCTCTTCGGCGAGGCCCTGGCCGCGCGGCGCCCCGGCGCCGGCGGACCGGCCGGCCTCGCCCTGACCTCCGACAACGAGGCCAACATGGCGGCCCTCGCCGAGCTGTGGTCCGGCACCCTCGGGGACCTGCGGACCTTCCTGCACCTGACGGGCGAGATCGGGGTCGGCGGCGCGATCGTCGTCCACGGTGAACTCCTGCGCGGTGCGCACGGTTTCGCCGGCGAGATCGGTCACGTGGTCGTCGACGCCGAGGGGCCCCGCTGCCGCTGCGGATCCCGGGGCTGCCTGGAGCAGTACGCGGGCCAGGCGGCGCTGCTCGGGGCGGCCGGGGCCTCCGACGTGGCGGAGCTCGTACATCTGGCCGAGACGGGCGAACCCCGCGCCCTCGCCGCGCTCGCCGAGGCGGGCCGGATGCTCGGCCGCGCCCTGTCGGCCGCCGTGAACCTCCTCGACCCCGAGGCCGTGGTCCTCGGCGGCATCTTCCCGCGCCTGATGCCCTGGCTGGCGCCGGCCATGGCCGAGGAGCTCGCCGGCCGTGTCGTCTCCGGCCTCTGGACCCCGGACGCCGCCCGACTCCGCCCGGCCTCCCCGGCCACCGACGCCGCACGCGGTGCGGCGGACCTCGTCCTCCACGACGTGCTGGCCGACCCCCTGGCCTACGCGGGCACGGGCACGCGTACCTGA